The following coding sequences are from one Triticum aestivum cultivar Chinese Spring chromosome 5A, IWGSC CS RefSeq v2.1, whole genome shotgun sequence window:
- the LOC123103746 gene encoding cytoplasmic tRNA 2-thiolation protein 1 produces MQSAAAPTRAGSRLCTRCGERKAALKRPKTLEQICRECFYIVFEDEIHQTIVDNNLFKAGERVAIGASGGKDSTVLAYVLSELNKRHKYGLDLFLLSIDEGITGYRDDSLETVKRNELQYGLPLKIVSYKDLYDWTMDDIVKAIGLKNNCTFCGVFRRQALDRGAALLKVDKIVTGHNADDIAETVLLNILRGDIARLSRCTFITTGEDGPIPRCKPFKYTYEKEIVMYAYFKKLDYFSTECIYSPNAYRGFAREFIKDLERMRPRAILDIITSGENFRISTTTRMPEQGTCERCGYISSQKLCKACVLLDGLNRGLPKLGIGRTAKVGAGADGSGEQQGKRAERRNRSSLQGKHGNLDF; encoded by the exons ATGCAGTCCGCCGCCGCTCCGACGAGGGCAGGGAGCCGCCTCTGCACGCGCTGCGGCGAGCGGAAGGCCGCGCTCAAGCGGCCCAAAACCCTAGAACAG ATATGTAGGGAATGCTTCTATATTGTcttcgaggacgagattcatcaaaCTATTGTTGACAATAATTTGTTTAAAGCCGGTGAACGTGTGGCAATTGGAGCTTCTGGTGGAAAAG ATTCAACCGTGCTTGCGTATGTGTTATCAGAGTTAAACAAACGTCATAAATATGGTCTCGATTTGTTCCTTTTATCTATTGACGAAGGAATCACAGGCTATAGAGACGACTCCCTAGAAACTGTTAAAAGGAATGAACTACAG TATGGCCTACCACTGAAAATAGTTTCCTATAAGGATCTCTATGACTGGACAATGGATGATATTGTGAAAGCAATTGGCCTGAAAAACAATTGTACTTTCTGTGGTGTTTTTCGACGTCAG GCGCTAGACCGTGGTGCTGCTCTCTTGAAGGTTGATAAGATTGTAACTGGGCATAATGCAGATGACATTGCAGAGACTGTCTTGCTGAATATTTTACGTGGTGATATTGCAAG GTTAAGTCGATGCACTTTCATAACTACTGGTGAAGATGGACCAATCCCAAGATGCAAGCCTTTCAAATACACCTACGAAAAAGAGATTGTTAT GTATGCGTATTTCAAAAAGCTGGACTACTTCTCCACTGAAT GCATCTATTCACCAAATGCATATCGTGGATTTGCTCGTGAATTTATTAAAGATCTGGAAAGGATGAG GCCTAGGGCTATACTGGACATCATAACCTCTGGCGAAAATTTCCGGATATCCACAACAACAAGAATGCCAGAGCAAGGAACATGTGAACGCTGCGGTTACATTTCTAGCCAG AAATTATGCAAAGCGTGTGTCCTGCTAGATGGACTGAACCGAGGCTTGCCAAAACTAGGCATAGGGAGAACCGCTAAAGTCGGTGCTGGAGCTGATGGTAGTGGCGAGCAGCAAGGCAAACGAGCGGAGAGGAGGAATAGGTCGAGTCTACAAGGAAAACATGGCAACTTGGACTTCTGA
- the LOC123103747 gene encoding phenylalanine--tRNA ligase alpha subunit, cytoplasmic encodes MAAKQPLADVEDGLLAHLNANAEIPDSRSFASSLGVPHKDVEDVIKRLTAFRIVESADITKETWVLTDEAKGYAARGSPEVQLVAAIPPEGASKGALKESLGDVFDIGMKAAAKNKWIGFEKGNKDLVLRKVEDTNDELQEQLIRLENGEVIADKVIDDLKRRKLVTKEKSIWYSLKKGPEFVAKRKTLATDVTREHLKSGDWKDLEFKDYNYGAQGQPIAIGYSQPLLEVREAIQNIFLEMGFSEMPTNMYVESSFWNFDALFQPQQHPARDSHDTFFLKAPATTTQLPDDYLEKVKQVHQSGGHGSKGYGYNWKRDEAEKNLLRTHTTAVSTRMLYKLAQEKTFAPKRYYSIDRVFRNEAVDRTHLAEFHQIEGLICDYGLTLGDLIGVLEDFFSRLGMSKLRFKPAYNPYTEPSMEIFSYHDGLKKWVEIGNSGMFRPEMLLPMGLPEGVNVIAWGLSLERPTMILYGIDNIRDLFGPKVDFNLIKSSPICRLGL; translated from the exons aTGGCGGCGAAGCAGCCGTTGGCGGACGTGGAGGACGGGCTCCTCGCCCACCTCAACGCGAACGCCGAGATCCCCGACTCCCGGTCCttcgcctcctccctcggcgtcccGCACAAAGACGTGGAGGACGTCATCAAGAGGCTCACCGCCTTCCGCATCGTTGAGAGTGCG GACATCACCAAGGAGACGTGGGTGCTCACCGATGAGGCCAAGGGGTATGCCGCGAGGGGCTCCCCCGAGGTGCAGCTCGTCGCGGCCATCCCGCCCGAGGGTGCCTCCAAGGGCGCGCTCAAG GAGAGTTTGGGGGACGTGTTCGATATTGGAATGAAGGCTGCAGCCAAGAACAAGTGGATTGGATTTGAGAAGGGAAACAAAGACCTCGTACTGAGAAAG GTTGAGGATACCAATGATGAATTGCAAGAGCAGCTTATAAGACTGGAGAATGGGGAG GTTATTGCTGACAAAGTAATAGATGATTTGAAGAGAAGAAAGCTTGTAACAAAAGA GAAATCTATTTGGTATTCACTGAAGAAGGGGCCTGAATTTGTTGCAAAGAGAAAAACATTGGCAACCGATGTGACACGAGAACATCTCAAGAG TGGCGACTGGAAGGATCTGGAATTTAAAGATTATAACTATGGAGCTCAAGGACAACCTATTGCGATAGGATATAGCCAACCGTTGTTAGAG GTCCGTGAGGCAATCCAGAACATTTTTCTCGAGATGGG GTTCAGTGAGATGCCAACGAACATGTATGTAGAGAGCAG CTTCTGGAATTTCGATGCACTGTTCCAGCCACAACAGCATCCTGCTCGTGATTCACACGATACCTTTTTCCTCAAAG CCCCTGCTACAACAACACAATTACCCGATGACTATCTTGAGAAAGTAAAGCAAGTACATCAGTCTGGTGGCCATGGCTCCAAAGG ATATGGTTACAACTGGAAGCGAGATGAAGCAGAGAAAAACCTGCTTCGTACTCACACAACTGCAGTTTCAACAAGGATGCTATACAAGCTAGCACAGGAG AAAACTTTTGCTCCTAAGAGATACTATTCTATTGATCGTGTTTTCCGGAATGAAGCTGTGGACCGAACTCATCTTGCAGAATTCCACCAGATAGAAG GTCTTATTTGTGATTATGGTTTGACGCTTGGTGATCTGATAGGTGTATTGGAAGATTTCTTCTCCAGACTAG GCATGTCAAAGCTGCGTTTCAAACCTGCCTACAACCCGTACACTGAACCAAGCATGGAAATTTTCAG CTACCACGATGGTCTGAAGAAATGGGTGGAGATAGGCAACTCAGGCATGTTCAGGCCTGAAATGTTACTTCCCATGGGACTGCCAGAGGGCGTTAATGTTATCGCATGGGGTCTTTCACTTGAAAG GCCAACAATGATTCTGTATGGGATTGACAACATACGTGATCTCTTTGGGCCAAAG GTCGACTTCAATCTGATCAAGAGCAGCCCGATTTGCCGCTTGGGGCTGTAG